In one window of Megalopta genalis isolate 19385.01 chromosome 4, iyMegGena1_principal, whole genome shotgun sequence DNA:
- the LOC117218413 gene encoding phospholipase A1: protein MSKLFNILFLGILIAKDTVVAGLCDLKIDPAILQKIHLQVYKGDSSSFTFTESHVTNPEIIAQDIVHGDETILYVHGFMEDTSADNVMVIPKAYLDKGGVNVIVVDWGEIALNINYLYVSSQVPYIGKAIAESMEKLADVIDLNTLHVIGHSLGAHIASHISKFMNVTLNRLTGLDPAFPLFYPSACHIKKTDAETVVILHTDAGFYGTPIDTGTVDFYANKGVSPQPGCPIIIGGEICSHQRSTKIFAESVTNPEAFPSRRCIARFKDGERVYFNDSTPKNLHGAYCFNTNKQSPFGQQS, encoded by the exons ATGTCGAAGTTATTCAACATACTATTCCTCGGCATACTAATCGCAAAGGACACTGTCGTCGCAGGGTTAT GCGATCTTAAAATCGATCCTGCCATCCTTCAGAAAATTCATCTGCAAGTTTACAAAGG TGACAGTTCTTCCTTCACGTTCACCGAAAGCCATGTGACGAACCCAGAGATCATTGCGCAGGACATTGTCCACGGCGATGAGACCATTCTTTACGTTCATGGGTTCATGGAAGATACAAGTGCCGATAACGTTATGGTTATACCGAAAG CGTATTTGGATAAAGGTGGCGTTAACGTGATCGTAGTCGATTGGGGAGAGATAGCGCTTAACATCAATTACCTTTATGTTAGCAGCCAAGTGCCTTACATAGGAAAGGCAATCGCCGAATCTATGGAAAAGCTAGCTGACGTGATCGATTTGAACACGTTGCACGTGATTGGACATTCTTTGGGTGCTCACATTGCTAGCCACATTAGTAAATTCATGAACGTTACTCTAAATCGGCTAACAG GACTAGATCCCGCGTTCCCCCTGTTCTATCCTTCCGCGTGCCACATTAAGAAAACCGACGCAGAAACCGTCGTTATCCTTCACACGGATGCTGGCTTTTACGGTACGCCTATCGACACGGGAACCGTTGATTTTTATGCGAACAAGGGAGTCAGTCCTCAACCAGGTTGCCCTATAATCATTGGCGGAG AAATCTGCAGCCATCAAAGATCCACCAAGATCTTCGCAGAATCAGTGACAAATCCTGAGGCGTTTCCATCGCGTAGATGTATTGCCAGGTTCAAAGATGGTGAGAGGGTATACTTCAATGATTCCACGCCAAAGAACTT ACACGGTGCTTACTGTTTCAATACAAACAAACAGTCGCCATTCGGCCAACAATCTTAA